From a region of the Panthera uncia isolate 11264 chromosome B1, Puncia_PCG_1.0, whole genome shotgun sequence genome:
- the LOC125922602 gene encoding putative MORF4 family-associated protein 1-like protein UPP — translation MPGPTDRGRSAAPGPRGRKGAPSCRKRAAREHSSGRRLGLHFGRRLCCAKLGEPVARHGGAPAELGPAPGARGRPAGVLASVSGPRGRPGGGGGAMWPEGADERRGPEQPRDRPRSPARAALEREHVRAHLRARLKLLEVGILLDRLQSEVDSVEGAVGQGRCGSGEAEERVLKLYEKAERKAAEVARMGRRIVELHGQIDSCGFS, via the coding sequence ATGCCGGGACCTACGGACCGCGGGCGGAGCGCGGCGCCGGGGCCGCGCGGCCGCAAAGGAGCTCCCTCGTGTCGTAAAAGGGCCGCACGTGAGCACAGCTCTGGCAGACGGCTGGGGCTCCATTTTGGACGCCGTCTCTGCTGCGCCAAGTTGGGGGAACCTGTTGCTCGTCACGGAGGCGCTCCCGCCGAGCTCGGCCCCGCACCTGGCGCTcgcggccggccggccggcgtCCTGGCTTCGGTGAGCGGCCCGCGGGGGcggccgggcggcggcggcggcgcgatGTGGCCCGAGGGCGCGGACGAGCGGCGGGGGCCCGAGCAGCCCCGCGACCGCCCCCGGAGCCCCGCGCGCGCCGCCCTCGAGCGCGAGCACGTGCGCGCGCACCTGCGGGCCCGCCTGAAGCTGCTGGAGGTGGGGATCCTGCTGGACCGGCTGCAGAGCGAGGTGGACTCGGTGGAGGGCGCCGTGGGTCAGGGCCGCTGCGGGAGCGGCGAGGCGGAGGAGCGGGTGCTGAAGCTGTACGAGAAGGCGGAGAGGAAGGCCGCCGAGGTGGCGCGGATGGGGCGGAGGATCGTGGAGCTCCACGGCCAGATAGACAGCTGCGGCTTCTCCTGA